In Lonchura striata isolate bLonStr1 chromosome 2, bLonStr1.mat, whole genome shotgun sequence, a single genomic region encodes these proteins:
- the ZIC2 gene encoding zinc finger protein ZIC 2 → MLLDAGPQFPALGVGTFARHHHSAAAEMQDRELSLAAQNSFVDSAAAHMGAFKLNAGAHDLSPGQSSAFTSQAPGYPAAALGPHAAHVGSYSGAPFNSTRDFLFRSRGFGDSSPAGGQHGIFGPAAGSLHHPHTDAQSHLLFPGIHDQHGPHASQNVLNGQMRLGLPGEVFARSDQYRQVSSPRTDPYSAAQLHNQYGPMNMNMGMNMAAHHHHHPGAFFRYMRQQCIKQELICKWIDPEQLNNPKKSCNKTFSTMHELVTHVSVEHVGGPEQSNHVCYWEECPREGKPFKAKYKLVNHIRVHTGEKPFPCPFPGCGKVFARSENLKIHKRTHTGEKPFQCEFEGCDRRFANSSDRKKHMHVHTSDKPYLCKMCDKSYTHPSSLRKHMKVHESSPQGSESSPAASSGYESSTPPGLVSPSAESQSTNNLSPAAAAAAAAAAAVSAVHRGGGGGGSGGGGGGHSGLSSNFNEWYV, encoded by the exons ATGCTGCTGGACGCCGGCCCACAGTTCCCGGCCCTCGGAGTGGGCACCTTCGCCCGGCACCACCACTCGGCCGCGGCGGAGATGCAGGACCGGGAGCTGAGCCTGGCGGCGCAGAACAGCTTCGTGGACTCGGCGGCGGCGCACATGGGCGCCTTCAAGCTCAACGCCGGCGCCCACGACCTCTCCCCCGGGCAGAGCTCGGCGTTCACCTCGCAGGCGCCCGGTTACCCCGCCGCCGCCCTGGGCCCCCACGCCGCTCATGTCGGTTCCTACTCCGGGGCGCCCTTCAACTCTACCCGGGACTTCTTGTTTCGCAGCCGGGGCTTCGGGGACTCGTCGCCGGCCGGCGGACAGCACGGCATCTTCGGCCCTGCGGCCGGCAGCCTGCACCACCCGCACACGGACGCTCAGAGCCACCTCCTCTTCCCGGGCATCCACGACCAGCACGGCCCCCACGCCTCCCAAAATGTTCTCAACGGGCAGATGCGACTGGGCTTGCCGGGGGAGGTATTCGCCCGGTCGGATCAGTACCGCCAGGTTTCCAGCCCCAGGACTGACCCTTACTCGGCGGCTCAGCTGCACAACCAGTACGGCCCCATGAATATGAATATGGGCATGAACATGGCagcccaccaccaccaccacccagGTGCCTTTTTCCGCTACATGCGGCAGCAGTGCATCAAGCAAGAGCTCATCTGCAAGTGGATCGATCCCGAACAgctgaacaaccccaaaaaaagtTGCAATAAAACTTTCAGCACCATGCACGAGTTGGTCACCCATGTCTCGGTGGAGCATGTTGGGGGACCCGAGCAGAGCAACCATGTCTGCTACTGGGAGGAGTGTCCCCGCGAAGGCAAACCTTTCAAAGCGAAATACAAACTGGTCAATCATATCCGAGTGCACACGGGAGAGaaacccttcccctgccccttccctggctGCGGAAAAGTTTTCGCCAGATCAGAAAATCTCAAAATTCACAAAAGGACGCACACAG GGGAGAAGCCCTTCCAGTGCGAGTTCGAAGGctgcgaccggcgcttcgccaACAGCAGCGACCGCAAGAAGCACATGCACGTCCACACCTCGGATAAGCCCTACCTGTGCAAGATGTGCGACAAGTCCTACAcccaccccagctccctgcGGAAACACATGAAG GTGCACGAGTCGTCCCCGCAAGGCTCCGAATCCTCCCCGGCCGCCAGCTCCGGCTACGAGTCCTCCACCCCCCCGGGGCTGGTGTCCCCTAGCGCCGAGTCGCAGAGCACCAACAACCTCTCccctgcggcggcggcggcggcggcagcggcggcggccgtGTCCGCCGTGcaccggggcggcggcggcggcggcagtggcggcggcggcggcggccacAGCGGCCTTTCCTCCAACTTCAACGAGTGGTACGTGTAG